The DNA sequence AAGGTTAGATATGAAATATCACAAGTTCGTTCTCAAAAGACGCAAGTATCCATTGCTTTGGATTTTATTAATGATGCTCTTTCTTACATATTTTTTGATAAGAAGAGGATGGTCTTAGAGAATTCAGATGGAATTTACGTTTTGAAGGTTAATGGTAAAGATGTAAAACCTAAAGATGTTTCCACAGGTGAACGCAATGCTATAGCTTTAAGCTATTTCTTTGCAAAGATGTTTGAGAATCATGAGAAAGAAAGTCGCTATTCAGAGGAAGCATTGGTTGTGCTTGATGATCCAATAACAAGTTTTGATAAAGATAATAAAGTTGGTATAATGAGTTTCTTGCGATGGCAGATTAATGCATTATATGAAGGGAATCCTAAAACTAAAGTATTAATCATGTCTCATGAATTGATGACTATATTTAATCTCCAGAAAGTGTATAGCGACATTGATAGGAATCAGTTTCGAGTCTATGAACTGAAGGATAGGCATATTAATGACTTAAATTGCTTTCGTAATGAGCGAAATGAATATAAAAAACTGATGTTGGATGTCTTTGAGGTTGCGTATACTGCAACTTCTAATACATTAACTGCAGGAAATAAAATGCGAAGAATAGAAGAGGCATATTCTTCTTTTATTTGTAATGGAAAATTTGAAACTTTGTTGCATGATAAAGAGTTTTTGAGGAATGTACCATCTTCTAAGAAAGTTTTCTATCAGAATTTTATGAGTCGTTTAGTTTTGAATACTGAAAGTCACATGGAAGAAAGAGTATATGAATTGAATGACTTTTCACCAATGTTTGATGAAGATGAAATACGCAAGACTGCTAAATATTTACTTATGCTATTTTATTATGTCGATGGCTTTCATCTAAAATCTTATCTGGGTGATAAATATTCTATTGTTGAACAATGGATAGTCAATGAAGATCAGGCATAAAATTCTGTTTTAAAATATATAATATATTATGTTACGAACGTTCCAAAATTTTTTAGATAAAAATAAAATTCAGTCTTCTTTCGTTGATGAAAATCGTACAATGATAGAATTTACGATAGATGGACTTCATTATATATTTAGCTATATTATTTCTGATGATCCCTATTATGTAAGAATAGTATTGCCGAATGCAGGTCAAATAGATGAATCAAATTCGGAAACAATAAGGCTGCTTTACGAAATCTCTCGTTCTTATAAAGTAGGGAAAGCATTTTGTATCAATAGTCAAATATGGTTTTCAACAGAATCTTTCGTCTATAATAAGGAAGGTGCTGATATGCTTTTCCAAAGAATGATTTCTGTATTAAAAGATATGTTAAATTATTATAGAATTTATTGTGATGAAAATAACAAACAACAATCAAAGTCAGAATAATACTATACGCAATTCTTACAATGATGTTCCTTTTCAGAAACATTCCTCAAATTGTTCTTGTAGTACAAATACAAAATGGATGATTGGAATTCTAGTGCTTACTGTGATTTTGCTTACAACATGGATCTTAACCAACTATATTAAGGATGGAAATAATCTTGTGAATTTGTTGGTTAATTTTTCAACACTATTATCTATAGTTCTTTCTGTTTCTTCCATAGCTTTTGCTGGTTATACCTCTATTGAGACTGGTAGACAATATTATAATATGGCCAAAGCTGTTGAAGAAATAAGAACTACTAATGGAATAATGTCTGAGAACTATAAAAACTTAATGGAGCATTATCATGAAACAGTTAAGCTTTTCTCGCAAATCTTAGAGGGTTATGCGAATAACGCTGCTAGTAGTAATCGTGTCAGTGATATCCCCCCAACAGATATCAGCAATGAGGCTACTATTGTTACAGATAAGGCAATGAATGTCAATCAATCGTAATTTTGTAGCAAATGTTAGGACTTCATTACTCTCCAGGCGGTCCCATCCCGCACAACATGGCGAAGACCTTTGATGGTCCGACAACCTTATAGCGTAGCGGTTCCGAGCACCGAGTAGGGCGGTTACATCCTTCCTTCTGAGGAGGAAGGCTTGGTTAGAGGTGGAGCTCCCTTTGGAAAGGGAGACGGAGGGATTCGAAAAAATACCTTTTTTAATGGGAAAAAGCGATGCCAGTGAGTGCAATGAAAGCTCGCTTTCAAATTGCCGAGTGCAGCTCGCTTTATCAACAAGGAAGGACGGGATGATTTGCATGCAAAGCCATTTTGACAATCATGTGATGTAATCAGAATGAATACAACGAACAAAGGGGAACGACCAAAGACTGGTTGTTTCCCTTTGTTCGTTTAGAGGCAATTGTATCAGGTGTATCTGCCATCATCACAAAGGTTGCAACCAAACGAAAGATGGAGAAACCACCACGCAAATCTATCTCAATTCTATCAAAAGCTCAGAAGTAGATGATGCCAACGCCAAAATACTGGCAGCCCTATAAGCCACAAAAAAGAATAAAAAGAGGGATTTTGTAAAATGAACCAAAATGAACCATTTTTCCTGAATCTTTACATGAGAGATACAGAAAAACCGAAAACTTTCGTTCAATCAACGACTTAGGAAATTATGTACGAAAAGAATAGTAAAATAATGTTGATTTTCGTAGAATGATATTAATTTTTTAACACGCATAATTTGCTAGTTTCCAACAATTTTCGTATTTTTGCAAGGAGATTCTGTGTCTCTTATATCGAGATTCAGATGAACGTCATCAAAAAACGAACTTGATTCGCATGATGAAAGAGACAAATATACACTCACAGGTTACGTCCACTATTGCAGGGGACGACGGCGAAGCCATGGCAAAAAGTGAAGAAAACGCTAAGGAAATGGCTCCCAAAAAGCCTAATGAAGGGCTTAAAAAACCTGATGATGCAGGATGGTATATGGCTGTAGTGAGAGTGAATTGTGAAACGAGAATAGCTGATTCTATACGAATCAATCTTAATCACAATCATGTTTGGTTTGATTACTGGATTCCTAAGGTAAAAGTAGGTTATATAGACAAGCGTTCCAATAAGCGAAGAGTGAAAGAAAAGCTATTTCTTTCCACTTTCATCTTTTGTAACGTCTCTCCGTCACAACTTGATAAGATCCGCTTCCGTTCGGATGTGTATAAGATGCTGACGATGCCAGGTTAAAGGAAAATATACCAAATTCCCGATCAGGTTATTGCCAACTATCGATATTTTGTAGAGAATGATGAAGAGCCTGTCACTGCTGCCCCTATTCCTTTGAAGAATAGGTATCAAAGTGCGAGTGGTGTCGGGTAGCATGAAAGGTGTGGAAGCATACGTGCAGAGCTATAATGGCAAGAAAGCCGTCATCGGCAGCGAAATCAAGTACATCAGTGGTGCAACGCTTACGATAAGTAGAAATTTGTTGGAAATTGTAGAAAATTAAAAACTCCTCCAAAAATTTGGTAGTTTCAAAGAAAACCCTTATATTTGCAGGCAAAAAGGAGATACAATAATGAAGACAATAGATCAGATTTTGAAAATAAAGGCAGTAGTGCTTTACATTCTGAAAGCATTCCCAGAAGGAGTTGATTATATTCATCTCTTTAAGGTTATGTATTTTGCGCAGCAAGATCAGTTAAAGGAATATGGATTGCCAATCATTTACGATACCTTTGTTGCAAGAAAGCATGGTCCAGTACCTGCTTTAACCTATAAGGTGTTGCGTGGTATTGAAGGCAAGGCAGACCTTTCTACGCCAGAATTAAAGGATTTTGCAGATTCATTGAATATAGCCATCTCTCAGGATGGTCATCAACTTGTTCTAGCTTCCAAGAATGCGGAATGCGATATGGATGAACTATCTGTAGCTGATGTGAAGATGTTGGATAAATGGATTGAAAAGTGCAAGGATGTAGAATCCTTTGACCTATCTGATAAGTCCCATGAAGACAGAGCTTGGAAACGTGCAAAACGTCAGGCTGACAAGACAGGTGAGGACTCCAAGATAACCATGTATGATATGGCAGCTGCGGCAGGAGCAAGCAAAGACATGCTATGCGTAATTCGTGACCGCCAATCAGTTCAAAAAGCATTATCATGGATTTAAGGGAGTTGCAGAAATCCTATCTTGATAATCTTCGTAAGGTTACCGAAGATAAATTAGAAATAGGTTCATTGGTACGAACAGTTATTTCTATAGAAGAAGGCTTGGTTTTCAAGGATGGAAGAAAGCAGAAACCAAAGAAATTAGTAATTATCGGAGTAGATAAAGTGAAAAAAGTATGTTATGGTTCAGTATTGGTTAATACAAAAATGAGTCCTAAGGCAGCTTATTCCGATTCTTTTCTTTCAGCCCAATATCTTCTTCATCAAACAGATTATCCTGAATTCTTGAAGTATGATAGTTTTGTTGATTGTGGCATGCTCTTTTCTATCCCATTAAAGAAATTGATGGAAGGAGAGTATTTTGGAACTTTGACCTCCCAAGATCTCCAAGGAATCTTTGAGGTTCTTAAAACAACCGAAACTCTTACTAATAAAGAAAAGAAGAGATTTGGAATTTTATAAAGTATTCTTCCCCATTCGAATGGCGACAAGTGCAGAGCGATACTGCAATGAGGAACAAAATAAAATTAAACACCATCGTATTCCGCACAACTCAAAAGATCTGCGTCATCAGCGAGATCCGCGTGCCCTTAATCCCCCCAGACCGCACAGGTCTAAGAAATCTGTGTTTATCTGTGCAATCTGTGGGACTTAAAAAGAATAAACTCCTCATTCGAGCGACGACCAGTGCAGAGCGATACTGCAATGAGGAACAAATATGGTGATTCCAACCAGCAAGCCGTCCCCATGCGTTCCCAATCAGCAAGCTATAGTAAGGCGGTCCCCATCATCAAGATGTCCCCTGGCGGTCCCATCCCGCACAATATGACGAAGACCTTTGATGGTC is a window from the Segatella copri genome containing:
- a CDS encoding Panacea domain-containing protein, whose product is MKTIDQILKIKAVVLYILKAFPEGVDYIHLFKVMYFAQQDQLKEYGLPIIYDTFVARKHGPVPALTYKVLRGIEGKADLSTPELKDFADSLNIAISQDGHQLVLASKNAECDMDELSVADVKMLDKWIEKCKDVESFDLSDKSHEDRAWKRAKRQADKTGEDSKITMYDMAAAAGASKDMLCVIRDRQSVQKALSWI